In Salvelinus alpinus chromosome 20, SLU_Salpinus.1, whole genome shotgun sequence, a genomic segment contains:
- the LOC139546475 gene encoding ribulose-phosphate 3-epimerase-like: MSYSAKIGPSILSSDLACLGSECVRMMECGADYLHLDVMDGHFVPNITFGHPMVECLRNCVGPDPFFDMHMMVSRPEQWVKPMAAAGANQYTFHLETTTNAGNLIKEIRESGMKVGLAIKPGTTVEELAPWAGQIDMALVMTVEPGFGGQKFMEDMMPKVSWLRSQFPSLDIEVDGGVGPSTIHKCAEAGANMIVSGSAVVSSDDPRSVITMLRTAVSEAMQKRSLDR; this comes from the exons ATGTCTTACAGCGCAAAAATAGGCCCGTCCATCCTCAGCAGTGACCTCGCATGCCTGGGCAGTGAATGCGTCCGAATGATGGAGTGCGGAGCTGACTACCTGCACCTCGACGTTATGGACGG TCATTTTGTCCCCAACATCACCTTTGGCCATCCGATGGTGGAGTGCCTGAGGAACTGCGTGGGGCCAGACCCTTTCTTTG ACATGCACATGATGGTGTCGAGGCCGGAGCAATGGGTGAAACCCATGGCAGCAGCAGGAGCTAATCAGTACACGTTCCACCTGGAGACCACTACTAATGCTGGAAACCTCATCAAGGAGATCAGAGAGAGTGGCATGAAG gtgGGCCTGGCCATAAAGCCTGGGACCACAGTAGAGGAGTTGGCCCCATGGGCAGGACAGATTGACATGGCACTGGTCATGACTGTGGAGCCTGGCTTTGGAGGCCAGAAGTTCATGGAGGACATGATGCCCAAG GTTAGCTGGCTAAGGAGTCAGTTTCCCTCTCTGGACATTGaggtggatggaggagtgggtCCCTCTACCATCCACAAATGTGCTGAG GCGGGCGCTAACATGATCGTGTCGGGCAGTGCGGTGGTGAGCAGCGACGACCCGCGCTCTGTCATCACAATGCTGAGGACTGCTGTCTCTGAGGCCATGCAAAAACGCTCACTGGACCGTTGA